Proteins encoded in a region of the Prochlorothrix hollandica PCC 9006 = CALU 1027 genome:
- a CDS encoding B12-binding domain-containing radical SAM protein, with product MTTTLQPPQQTQGTPTPALGAVPELKCHRTPYKPQNKRRILCIFPKYSRSFGTFHHAYPLMGRVKAFMPPQGILVVASYLPEEWEVRFIDENKQPAKTADYRWADVIITSGMHIQRPQINQINEKAHRQGKITLVGGPSVSGCPEYYPDFDLIHVGELGDATDAMIEHLDHSIDRPPSQIRFETKDRLPLDEFPIPAYGKINLNQYFIANVQFSSGCPYRCEFCDIPELYGQNPRLKDPAQILKELDTMLETGNPGAVYFVDDNFVGNRRAAMELLPHLIAWQKANGYPVQFACEATLNMAQSPKLLAMMREAYFCTVFCGIETPETDALHSISKDQNLSMPILEAIKVLNSYGMEVVSGIIIGLDTDTPQTADNIMEFIRESNIPMLTINLLYALPKTPLWRRLEAAGRLNFDEGRESNVDFLMPYEDVVGMWQRCVTEAYDPQFLYDRFSYQCEHTYPNRIKVPNSPARTSWGNILKGLTIMRNIVLHAGILSHYRQTFWDFAWPMLKVGRIESMIHVTLVAHHLIQFTRECSQGKESASFYSQRVRKAATDALNSTLGSRVR from the coding sequence ATGACAACAACACTACAGCCTCCCCAGCAAACCCAAGGAACCCCCACCCCAGCCCTAGGCGCTGTGCCGGAGCTGAAATGCCACCGCACCCCCTATAAACCCCAGAATAAGCGGCGCATTCTCTGTATATTCCCCAAATACAGCCGCTCCTTTGGCACCTTCCACCATGCCTACCCCCTCATGGGCCGGGTCAAGGCCTTTATGCCCCCCCAGGGAATTTTAGTCGTGGCATCCTACCTGCCAGAGGAATGGGAGGTGCGGTTTATTGACGAAAACAAGCAACCCGCCAAAACCGCCGATTATCGTTGGGCCGATGTGATTATCACCAGCGGAATGCACATCCAGCGACCTCAAATTAATCAAATTAATGAAAAAGCCCATCGTCAGGGCAAAATCACCCTCGTCGGCGGGCCGTCGGTGTCCGGTTGTCCGGAGTATTACCCCGATTTCGACTTGATCCATGTGGGGGAATTGGGGGATGCCACCGATGCCATGATTGAGCATTTAGATCACAGCATCGATCGGCCCCCCAGCCAAATTCGCTTTGAAACCAAAGACCGATTACCCCTGGATGAATTCCCCATCCCGGCCTACGGAAAAATCAACTTAAACCAATACTTTATTGCCAATGTTCAGTTTTCCAGCGGTTGCCCCTACCGGTGTGAATTCTGCGATATTCCTGAACTCTACGGCCAAAATCCCCGCCTGAAAGACCCGGCCCAAATCCTCAAGGAATTGGACACCATGCTGGAGACCGGTAACCCTGGGGCTGTTTACTTTGTCGATGATAATTTTGTGGGGAACCGGCGAGCCGCCATGGAGCTATTACCCCACTTAATTGCATGGCAAAAGGCCAATGGTTACCCGGTGCAGTTTGCCTGCGAAGCCACATTGAACATGGCCCAAAGTCCGAAGCTCTTGGCCATGATGCGGGAAGCCTACTTCTGTACGGTGTTCTGTGGCATTGAAACCCCCGAAACCGATGCTCTCCATTCCATTTCCAAGGATCAAAACCTGAGTATGCCTATTTTAGAGGCCATTAAGGTCTTGAATAGCTACGGCATGGAAGTGGTTTCCGGTATCATTATTGGCCTGGATACAGACACCCCCCAGACCGCCGACAATATTATGGAATTTATTCGGGAATCTAATATTCCCATGCTCACCATTAACCTGCTGTATGCCCTGCCTAAAACTCCCCTGTGGCGACGGTTAGAAGCGGCGGGACGGCTGAATTTTGATGAAGGGCGGGAATCCAATGTGGACTTTTTGATGCCCTATGAGGACGTGGTGGGAATGTGGCAACGGTGCGTTACGGAAGCCTATGATCCCCAGTTTTTGTACGATCGCTTTTCCTACCAATGTGAACACACCTATCCCAACCGCATTAAGGTGCCCAACAGCCCCGCCCGCACCTCCTGGGGCAATATCCTCAAGGGACTCACCATCATGCGCAATATCGTTTTGCACGCGGGGATTCTCAGCCACTATCGCCAAACCTTCTGGGATTTTGCATGGCCCATGCTGAAGGTGGGGCGCATTGAAAGCATGATCCATGTCACCCTGGTGGCCCACCACCTGATCCAGTTCACGCGGGAATGTTCCCAGGGCAAGGAGTCGGCTTCCTTCTATTCCCAGCGGGTC